A genomic window from Halodesulfovibrio sp. includes:
- a CDS encoding ATP-binding protein: MIIAVASGKGGTGKTTVTAALAANWKAPVAAVDLDIEEPNLHLFLHPAITGTEKGYIEVPEADERMCTSCGACAELCQFKAIALIGDTLLTFPDMCHGCGGCIAVCPTGALTESSRELGELCHGTSGDIAFHMGRLRIGEAMCPPLMKLVKNEVFSTYEHDSRDVILDSPPGASCPAVCAVADADCLVLVTEPTPFGFYDFKIAYEAFSVFNKPTGVVINKAGIGDRQVYDFCKEKNIPIWAEIPFERGIAEAYSTGSVITDAVPSLKPVFEELTRSIQESVHA; the protein is encoded by the coding sequence GTGATTATTGCAGTAGCCAGCGGTAAAGGTGGCACTGGAAAAACTACGGTTACCGCAGCATTGGCAGCTAACTGGAAAGCCCCTGTTGCTGCGGTTGACCTTGATATTGAAGAGCCGAATCTTCATCTATTTTTACATCCTGCAATCACCGGAACGGAAAAAGGCTATATAGAAGTTCCTGAAGCAGACGAGAGGATGTGCACCTCTTGTGGAGCCTGCGCTGAGTTGTGCCAGTTTAAGGCAATTGCATTAATAGGGGATACTTTATTAACTTTTCCAGATATGTGTCATGGTTGTGGCGGTTGTATTGCTGTGTGTCCAACCGGCGCATTAACAGAGAGTTCTCGCGAGCTGGGCGAGCTGTGCCATGGCACTTCCGGTGATATTGCGTTCCATATGGGTAGACTACGCATCGGTGAGGCGATGTGTCCTCCACTAATGAAGTTGGTTAAAAACGAGGTCTTTTCAACGTATGAACATGATTCTCGTGATGTTATTCTCGACTCTCCTCCCGGTGCGAGTTGCCCTGCTGTTTGTGCTGTCGCAGATGCAGATTGTCTGGTGCTGGTAACAGAGCCTACCCCGTTTGGATTTTATGATTTTAAGATTGCGTATGAAGCCTTTTCTGTCTTTAACAAGCCCACAGGCGTTGTGATAAATAAGGCAGGAATTGGTGACAGACAGGTGTACGACTTCTGTAAAGAAAAAAATATTCCGATTTGGGCGGAGATTCCGTTTGAAAGAGGTATTGCAGAAGCGTATTCAACAGGGTCAGTAATTACTGATGCAGTTCCAAGTTTGAAGCCTGTGTTTGAAGAATTGACCCGTTCTATTCAGGAGTCTGTCCATGCATGA
- a CDS encoding NifB/NifX family molybdenum-iron cluster-binding protein — MESVKLAISTNGPTLDDTVNPRFGRAPGFLIVDSQSLEFSYLDNGLSQTMSQGAGIQAAQNVAGSGAQVVLTGYVGPKAFTALEAAHVQVGQDVENMTVRKAVEEFNNGNITLAASPNAEGKSGMGGGAAQAPQQTPNAGNCNGAGRGQGGGGRGQGRGMGRGQGGGQGGGRCGGQRGGGRF; from the coding sequence ATGGAATCAGTTAAATTAGCAATCAGTACCAATGGTCCCACACTTGACGATACTGTTAACCCTCGTTTCGGACGAGCACCTGGCTTTTTGATTGTCGATTCTCAGAGTCTTGAATTTTCTTACTTGGATAATGGTCTTTCTCAGACCATGTCTCAAGGTGCAGGCATTCAAGCTGCACAGAACGTAGCAGGAAGCGGTGCACAGGTTGTACTCACCGGCTATGTAGGTCCTAAAGCGTTTACTGCATTGGAAGCGGCACATGTTCAAGTTGGTCAGGATGTTGAAAACATGACCGTGCGCAAGGCAGTGGAAGAATTTAACAACGGCAATATCACTCTTGCAGCTTCACCTAATGCTGAAGGGAAAAGCGGTATGGGCGGCGGTGCTGCTCAGGCTCCTCAGCAGACCCCAAATGCAGGGAACTGTAATGGTGCCGGACGTGGTCAAGGTGGCGGCGGACGCGGTCAAGGCCGTGGTATGGGTCGCGGACAAGGTGGCGGTCAGGGCGGTGGACGCTGTGGCGGTCAAAGAGGCGGAGGTCGCTTCTAG
- a CDS encoding DUF134 domain-containing protein produces MGRRKITRVVRKMPHVVFYKPQGIPMMDLRTVELSVDEFEALQLIDAEGFLQEEAATQMGVSRPTLGRILAGARKTVATALAKGCAIRVEGGDYKFEADLQAKNEAGQPCFSGGKQTER; encoded by the coding sequence GTGGGCAGACGAAAAATAACCCGCGTTGTCAGAAAGATGCCTCATGTGGTCTTTTATAAACCACAGGGAATTCCGATGATGGATTTAAGAACAGTAGAATTGTCTGTTGACGAATTTGAAGCGTTACAGTTGATTGATGCTGAGGGATTTTTACAGGAAGAAGCTGCAACACAGATGGGTGTTTCCCGTCCTACTCTTGGTCGCATTTTAGCTGGTGCTCGAAAAACTGTGGCAACAGCGCTTGCAAAAGGATGCGCGATTCGAGTTGAAGGTGGGGATTATAAATTTGAAGCAGACTTACAAGCTAAGAATGAAGCAGGACAGCCTTGTTTTTCAGGTGGTAAGCAGACAGAGAGGTAA